Below is a genomic region from Isosphaeraceae bacterium EP7.
CCGCTCGATCACGTTGCGCAGCTCCCGGATGTTGCCCGGCCAGTCGTAATCGAGCAGGGCCTGGGACGCCGCGGCCGAGATCGCCAGTGGCATCCTCCCATTCCGCGCCGAGAACTCGGCCGCGAACCGCTCGGCGATCGGCAGGACTCCCTCGATCCGCTCTCGCAGGGGGGGCAGCTCGAACCCGACCACATTGAGCCGGAAATACAGGTCGCTGCGGAATCGGCCCGCGGCGACCTCGTCGATCAGTGGCCGGTTGCTCGCCGCGATCAGCCTGGCCCGCAGCGCGGTCGGCCGATTGGAGCCGACCTGCTCGAAGACGCGATCCTCGACGACCCTCAGCAACTTGGCCTGGATTTCAGGGCTGAGCATGTCCACCTCGTCGAGCAGGAGCGTGCCGCGCCCCACCTCGGCGAATCGCCCCACCCGGTCCCGGTCGGCGCCGGTGAAGGCCCCCTTCACGTGGCCGAACATCTCGGTCTCGATCAGCGTCGAGGAGAGGGCCCCGCAGTTGACGATCAGGAAAGGCTCCGACCGACGCGGCGAGAGGTCGTGCACCAGCCTGGCCAGCCGCGTCTTGCCCGTGCCGGTCTCTCCGCCCAGAAGCAGCGTGACGTCCTGCGCCGCGACCCTCCGGACTTGCCCGACCATCCGGATCATGTCGGCCGATTTCGTGATGAAGTCGAACTCGCCCGATTCCCCGGCCATCGACCCGGGGACGCGTGAGACGCGGGCGGACGTTGACACCGCTCTCGGAGCCGGC
It encodes:
- a CDS encoding sigma-54 dependent transcriptional regulator, with protein sequence MPQSKIVIIGSDSRLAASIGCVVRSLGGLCVESIGTIDEALLATWADAAVVVIHLTEECQVGGAVALLRTVMAMGRPVPMILIAERPMSEKAYGLVRLGAVDALAQPVDTGRLGYLIETLTLRHRAPLGINGAGVVRPDPCIEEEPRLQPAPRAVSTSARVSRVPGSMAGESGEFDFITKSADMIRMVGQVRRVAAQDVTLLLGGETGTGKTRLARLVHDLSPRRSEPFLIVNCGALSSTLIETEMFGHVKGAFTGADRDRVGRFAEVGRGTLLLDEVDMLSPEIQAKLLRVVEDRVFEQVGSNRPTALRARLIAASNRPLIDEVAAGRFRSDLYFRLNVVGFELPPLRERIEGVLPIAERFAAEFSARNGRMPLAISAAASQALLDYDWPGNIRELRNVIERASVLCPGPEITPCDLPESLIRGIASRPGAEPAEPATVRPSEPNLARVKGEAELACITEALEKHGNNRLRAASELGISRMTLYKKLYKYGLMESPDDARRDPGVMA